In one window of Gouania willdenowi chromosome 8, fGouWil2.1, whole genome shotgun sequence DNA:
- the srrm2 gene encoding serine/arginine repetitive matrix protein 2 isoform X2 codes for MYNGIGLTTPRGSGTNGYVQRNLSSVRVKRPRDERGGERDEKDRERLESQLNRQPNADILEHQRKRQLEVKCAELQDMMEEQGYSAEEIEEKVNSFRMMLQEKEEPLQSSIDRPTVTETHALAAANQQKNDRLRAAFGISSDYVDGSSFHADRKEKKEQLEKQERLEREKQQQQKYTLVEDSEDSGSPPKKRSRKKKKKNKSRDSSESLSPSPRREKKKSKKKKKKREQSKEEHSPSPPKLQDHRARDGDPGRKRRSPNRTTQVYEEERRANQEREKEQPSQSAKTSGPRDKRRHDSLSPSPPPQVKKSTERTTRRRSRSTEKERRRSRSVEVKTRRRSRSADKDKRRRSKSMDRKKNSRSSSIDKRRRSRSVDVDKRRRSRSVDVDKRRRSRSVDVDKGRRSRSMDVDKRRRSRSVDKERRRSRSVDKERRRSRSVDKERRRSRSVDVDKRRRSRSVDKERRRSRSVDVDKRRRSRSVDKERRHSRSVDVDKRRRSRSADRERRRSRSIDIHKRRRSRSVDKKRRRSSSVDVDKRRRSKSAEKDQKKRSRNENKDKKRCSRSVDVDKRRRSKSPSAEKLRSLRSPEPERERHSRSPGKRDKGKMSAAQRSRHGSSSSPSPPKQDQSRNKVRRPRHDSSSPSPPPRKEQRDLKNSERPSREGPPPQERRNHYRPPRDSSRSPIPNGRQKGREEESRQDPKVKEKGRDQAGFSSSEKPQSESRSASKSRNQRLDTNHRGEKPASPQKENKEKRRASSSSSSDSDSSTSSSSSSSSSAEEPKKVMAQVLKHVHTSRDEGESNRPRRTPGNQQPKGQERYSPTRMDSPSPPPTQVQGRGQSQESTQQDAPPAQKDFKCLPPSPHSPKAVSGSPRPAPEDLSPPSQVRPLPGTAKGQREAWGAQEK; via the exons ATGTATAACGGCATCGGCCTGACGACTCCGCGCGGTAGCGGCACCAATGGCTACGTGCAGCGTAATCTGTCCAGCGTGCGCGTCAAACGTCCGCGGGACGAGCGTGGTGGTGAGCGCGATGAGAAGGACCGCGAACGTCTGGAGAGTCAGCTGAACCGCCAGCCCAACGCAGACATTCTGGAACACCAGCGCAAGAGGCAGCTGGAGGTGAAATGTGCTGAGCTGCAGGACATGATGGAGGAGCAGGG GTACTCTGCTGAGGAGATCGAGGAGAAGGTGAACAGCTTCAGGATGATGCTGCAGGAGAAGGAGGAGCCACTCCAAAGTTCAATTGACAGACCCAc GGTGACGGAGACTCACGCTCTGGCCGCCGCCAACCAGCAGAAGAACGACCGGCTCCGCGCCGCCTTCGGCATCTCCAGCGACTATGTGGACGGCTCGTCGTTCCACGCCGACcggaaggagaagaaggagcAGCTGGAGAAGCAGGAGCGCCTAGAGCGGgagaaacagcagcagcagaaatacAC GCTTGTGGAAGACTCCGAGGATTCTGGGTCTCCTCCAAAGAAACGCAGtcggaagaagaaaaagaaaaacaagagcaGAGACAG tTCTGAGAGTTTGTCTCCATCTCCACGACGAGAGAAGAAGAAatccaagaagaagaagaagaaacg agaacAGTCCAAGGAGGAGCACAG TCCTTCTCCACCGAAGCTCCAGGACCATAGGGCGAGAGACGGTGACCCGGGAAGGAAAAGAAGGTCACCCAACAGGACAACACAAGTTTACGAAGAAGAGAGA AGAGCCAAtcaggagagagagaaagagcaaCCGAGTCAGAGTGCGAAGACGTCAGGACCACGAGACAAACGGAGACACGACTCATTGTCTCCTTCTCCGCCTCCTCAAGTAAAGAAAAGCACAGAGAGAACGACCAGGAGGCGTTCAAGGAGCACCGAGAAAGAGAGGAGGCGTTCAAGGAGCGTAGAAGTAAAGACAAGGAGGCGTTCAAGGAGTGCAGACAAAGATAAAAGGAGACGTTCGAAAAGCATGGATAGAAAAAAGAATTCTAGAAGCTCGAGCATAGATAAAAGGAGGCGTTCAAGGAGCGTAGACGTAGATAAAAGGAGGCGTTCAAGGAGCGTAGACGTAGATAAAAGGAGGCGTTCAAGGAGCGTAGACGTAGATAAGGGGAGACGTTCAAGGAGCATGGACGTAGATAAGAGGAGGCGTTCAAGGAGCGTGGACAAAGAGAGGAGGCGTTCAAGGAGCGTGGACAAAGAGAGGAGGCGTTCAAGGAGCGTGGACAAAGAGAGGAGGCGTTCAAGGAGCGTAGACGTAGATAAAAGGAGGCGTTCAAGGAGCGTGGACAAAGAGAGGAGGCGTTCAAGGAGTGTAGACGTAGATAAGAGGAGGCGTTCAAGGAGCGTGGACAAAGAGAGGAGGCATTCAAGGAGCGTAGACGTAGATAAGAGGAGGCGTTCAAGGAGCGCGGACAGAGAGAGGAGGCGTTCAAGGAGCATTGACATACATAAAAGGAGGCGTTCAAGGAGCGTGGACAAAAAGAGGAGGCGTTCATCGAGTGTGGACGTAGATAAAAGGAGACGTtcaaaaagtgcagaaaaagaTCAAAAGAAGCGTTCaagaaatgagaacaaagatAAAAAGAGGTGTTCAAGGAGCGTAGACGTAGATAAAAGGAGGCGTTCAAAAAGTCCAAGCGCAGAAAAACTGAGAAGTTTAAGAAGCCCAGAACCGGAGAGGGAGAGGCATTCAAGGAGCCCAGGAAAGAGGGACAAAGGGAAAATGAGCGCCGCCCAAAGGAGCAGACACGGCTCCTCCTCTTCTCCATCTCCACCCAAACAGGACCAGAGTCGGAACAAGGTGAGGCGACCAAGACATGACTCCTCGTCACCTTCACCTCCTCCCAGGAAGGAGCAACGAGACCTCAAAAACTCAGAGAGACCATCAAGAGAAGGTCCACCACCCCAGGAGAGGAGGAACCACTACCGGCCTCCTCGGGACTCTTCCAGATCACCGATTCCCAACGGACGCCAGAAAGGACGGGAAGAGGAGAGCAGGCAAGACCCAAAAGTGAAAGAGAAGGGTCGAGACCAGGCCGGATTTTCATCTTCAGAGAAACCACAAAGTGAATCAAGGTCTGCGTCAAAGTCCAGGAACCAAAGACTGGACACGAACCATCGAGGAGAAAAACCTGCAAGTCCTCAGAAGGAAAATAAGGAGAAAAGAAGAGcaagcagcagtagcagcagtgaCAGCGACAGCTCCACGTCTTCCTCGtcctcatcctcttcctcaGCTGAAGAGCCAAAGAAAGTCATGGCTCAGGTTCTCAAACACGTTCACACGTCCCGGGACGAGGGTGAAAGCAACAGACCCAGACGAACCCCAGGGAACCAGCAGCCCAAAGGCCAGGAGCGCTACAGCCCCACGCGGATGGACAGCCccagccccccccccacccaggTCCAGGGTCGAGGACAGAGTCAGGAGTCCACCCAGCAGGACGCGCCTCCAGCCCAGAAAGACTTCAAATGCCTCCCCCCCTCGCCGCACTCCCCCAAAGCAGTATCAGGAAGTCCCCGCCCGGCCCCGGAGGACCTCTCCCCCCCCAGTCAGGTCAGACCACTACCGGGAACAGCAAAGGGACAGAGAGAGGCATGGGGGGCTCAGGAGAAGTAG
- the srrm2 gene encoding serine/arginine repetitive matrix protein 2 isoform X1 encodes MYNGIGLTTPRGSGTNGYVQRNLSSVRVKRPRDERGGERDEKDRERLESQLNRQPNADILEHQRKRQLEVKCAELQDMMEEQGYSAEEIEEKVNSFRMMLQEKEEPLQSSIDRPTVTETHALAAANQQKNDRLRAAFGISSDYVDGSSFHADRKEKKEQLEKQERLEREKQQQQKYTLVEDSEDSGSPPKKRSRKKKKKNKSRDSSESLSPSPRREKKKSKKKKKKREQSKEEHSPSPPKLQDHRARDGDPGRKRRSPNRTTQVYEEERKRANQEREKEQPSQSAKTSGPRDKRRHDSLSPSPPPQVKKSTERTTRRRSRSTEKERRRSRSVEVKTRRRSRSADKDKRRRSKSMDRKKNSRSSSIDKRRRSRSVDVDKRRRSRSVDVDKRRRSRSVDVDKGRRSRSMDVDKRRRSRSVDKERRRSRSVDKERRRSRSVDKERRRSRSVDVDKRRRSRSVDKERRRSRSVDVDKRRRSRSVDKERRHSRSVDVDKRRRSRSADRERRRSRSIDIHKRRRSRSVDKKRRRSSSVDVDKRRRSKSAEKDQKKRSRNENKDKKRCSRSVDVDKRRRSKSPSAEKLRSLRSPEPERERHSRSPGKRDKGKMSAAQRSRHGSSSSPSPPKQDQSRNKVRRPRHDSSSPSPPPRKEQRDLKNSERPSREGPPPQERRNHYRPPRDSSRSPIPNGRQKGREEESRQDPKVKEKGRDQAGFSSSEKPQSESRSASKSRNQRLDTNHRGEKPASPQKENKEKRRASSSSSSDSDSSTSSSSSSSSSAEEPKKVMAQVLKHVHTSRDEGESNRPRRTPGNQQPKGQERYSPTRMDSPSPPPTQVQGRGQSQESTQQDAPPAQKDFKCLPPSPHSPKAVSGSPRPAPEDLSPPSQVRPLPGTAKGQREAWGAQEK; translated from the exons ATGTATAACGGCATCGGCCTGACGACTCCGCGCGGTAGCGGCACCAATGGCTACGTGCAGCGTAATCTGTCCAGCGTGCGCGTCAAACGTCCGCGGGACGAGCGTGGTGGTGAGCGCGATGAGAAGGACCGCGAACGTCTGGAGAGTCAGCTGAACCGCCAGCCCAACGCAGACATTCTGGAACACCAGCGCAAGAGGCAGCTGGAGGTGAAATGTGCTGAGCTGCAGGACATGATGGAGGAGCAGGG GTACTCTGCTGAGGAGATCGAGGAGAAGGTGAACAGCTTCAGGATGATGCTGCAGGAGAAGGAGGAGCCACTCCAAAGTTCAATTGACAGACCCAc GGTGACGGAGACTCACGCTCTGGCCGCCGCCAACCAGCAGAAGAACGACCGGCTCCGCGCCGCCTTCGGCATCTCCAGCGACTATGTGGACGGCTCGTCGTTCCACGCCGACcggaaggagaagaaggagcAGCTGGAGAAGCAGGAGCGCCTAGAGCGGgagaaacagcagcagcagaaatacAC GCTTGTGGAAGACTCCGAGGATTCTGGGTCTCCTCCAAAGAAACGCAGtcggaagaagaaaaagaaaaacaagagcaGAGACAG tTCTGAGAGTTTGTCTCCATCTCCACGACGAGAGAAGAAGAAatccaagaagaagaagaagaaacg agaacAGTCCAAGGAGGAGCACAG TCCTTCTCCACCGAAGCTCCAGGACCATAGGGCGAGAGACGGTGACCCGGGAAGGAAAAGAAGGTCACCCAACAGGACAACACAAGTTTACGAAGAAGAGAGA AAGAGAGCCAAtcaggagagagagaaagagcaaCCGAGTCAGAGTGCGAAGACGTCAGGACCACGAGACAAACGGAGACACGACTCATTGTCTCCTTCTCCGCCTCCTCAAGTAAAGAAAAGCACAGAGAGAACGACCAGGAGGCGTTCAAGGAGCACCGAGAAAGAGAGGAGGCGTTCAAGGAGCGTAGAAGTAAAGACAAGGAGGCGTTCAAGGAGTGCAGACAAAGATAAAAGGAGACGTTCGAAAAGCATGGATAGAAAAAAGAATTCTAGAAGCTCGAGCATAGATAAAAGGAGGCGTTCAAGGAGCGTAGACGTAGATAAAAGGAGGCGTTCAAGGAGCGTAGACGTAGATAAAAGGAGGCGTTCAAGGAGCGTAGACGTAGATAAGGGGAGACGTTCAAGGAGCATGGACGTAGATAAGAGGAGGCGTTCAAGGAGCGTGGACAAAGAGAGGAGGCGTTCAAGGAGCGTGGACAAAGAGAGGAGGCGTTCAAGGAGCGTGGACAAAGAGAGGAGGCGTTCAAGGAGCGTAGACGTAGATAAAAGGAGGCGTTCAAGGAGCGTGGACAAAGAGAGGAGGCGTTCAAGGAGTGTAGACGTAGATAAGAGGAGGCGTTCAAGGAGCGTGGACAAAGAGAGGAGGCATTCAAGGAGCGTAGACGTAGATAAGAGGAGGCGTTCAAGGAGCGCGGACAGAGAGAGGAGGCGTTCAAGGAGCATTGACATACATAAAAGGAGGCGTTCAAGGAGCGTGGACAAAAAGAGGAGGCGTTCATCGAGTGTGGACGTAGATAAAAGGAGACGTtcaaaaagtgcagaaaaagaTCAAAAGAAGCGTTCaagaaatgagaacaaagatAAAAAGAGGTGTTCAAGGAGCGTAGACGTAGATAAAAGGAGGCGTTCAAAAAGTCCAAGCGCAGAAAAACTGAGAAGTTTAAGAAGCCCAGAACCGGAGAGGGAGAGGCATTCAAGGAGCCCAGGAAAGAGGGACAAAGGGAAAATGAGCGCCGCCCAAAGGAGCAGACACGGCTCCTCCTCTTCTCCATCTCCACCCAAACAGGACCAGAGTCGGAACAAGGTGAGGCGACCAAGACATGACTCCTCGTCACCTTCACCTCCTCCCAGGAAGGAGCAACGAGACCTCAAAAACTCAGAGAGACCATCAAGAGAAGGTCCACCACCCCAGGAGAGGAGGAACCACTACCGGCCTCCTCGGGACTCTTCCAGATCACCGATTCCCAACGGACGCCAGAAAGGACGGGAAGAGGAGAGCAGGCAAGACCCAAAAGTGAAAGAGAAGGGTCGAGACCAGGCCGGATTTTCATCTTCAGAGAAACCACAAAGTGAATCAAGGTCTGCGTCAAAGTCCAGGAACCAAAGACTGGACACGAACCATCGAGGAGAAAAACCTGCAAGTCCTCAGAAGGAAAATAAGGAGAAAAGAAGAGcaagcagcagtagcagcagtgaCAGCGACAGCTCCACGTCTTCCTCGtcctcatcctcttcctcaGCTGAAGAGCCAAAGAAAGTCATGGCTCAGGTTCTCAAACACGTTCACACGTCCCGGGACGAGGGTGAAAGCAACAGACCCAGACGAACCCCAGGGAACCAGCAGCCCAAAGGCCAGGAGCGCTACAGCCCCACGCGGATGGACAGCCccagccccccccccacccaggTCCAGGGTCGAGGACAGAGTCAGGAGTCCACCCAGCAGGACGCGCCTCCAGCCCAGAAAGACTTCAAATGCCTCCCCCCCTCGCCGCACTCCCCCAAAGCAGTATCAGGAAGTCCCCGCCCGGCCCCGGAGGACCTCTCCCCCCCCAGTCAGGTCAGACCACTACCGGGAACAGCAAAGGGACAGAGAGAGGCATGGGGGGCTCAGGAGAAGTAG
- the srrm2 gene encoding serine/arginine repetitive matrix protein 2 isoform X4: protein MYNGIGLTTPRGSGTNGYVQRNLSSVRVKRPRDERGGERDEKDRERLESQLNRQPNADILEHQRKRQLEVKCAELQDMMEEQGYSAEEIEEKVNSFRMMLQEKEEPLQSSIDRPTVTETHALAAANQQKNDRLRAAFGISSDYVDGSSFHADRKEKKEQLEKQERLEREKQQQQKYTLVEDSEDSGSPPKKRSRKKKKKNKSRDSSESLSPSPRREKKKSKKKKKKRPSPPKLQDHRARDGDPGRKRRSPNRTTQVYEEERRANQEREKEQPSQSAKTSGPRDKRRHDSLSPSPPPQVKKSTERTTRRRSRSTEKERRRSRSVEVKTRRRSRSADKDKRRRSKSMDRKKNSRSSSIDKRRRSRSVDVDKRRRSRSVDVDKRRRSRSVDVDKGRRSRSMDVDKRRRSRSVDKERRRSRSVDKERRRSRSVDKERRRSRSVDVDKRRRSRSVDKERRRSRSVDVDKRRRSRSVDKERRHSRSVDVDKRRRSRSADRERRRSRSIDIHKRRRSRSVDKKRRRSSSVDVDKRRRSKSAEKDQKKRSRNENKDKKRCSRSVDVDKRRRSKSPSAEKLRSLRSPEPERERHSRSPGKRDKGKMSAAQRSRHGSSSSPSPPKQDQSRNKVRRPRHDSSSPSPPPRKEQRDLKNSERPSREGPPPQERRNHYRPPRDSSRSPIPNGRQKGREEESRQDPKVKEKGRDQAGFSSSEKPQSESRSASKSRNQRLDTNHRGEKPASPQKENKEKRRASSSSSSDSDSSTSSSSSSSSSAEEPKKVMAQVLKHVHTSRDEGESNRPRRTPGNQQPKGQERYSPTRMDSPSPPPTQVQGRGQSQESTQQDAPPAQKDFKCLPPSPHSPKAVSGSPRPAPEDLSPPSQVRPLPGTAKGQREAWGAQEK from the exons ATGTATAACGGCATCGGCCTGACGACTCCGCGCGGTAGCGGCACCAATGGCTACGTGCAGCGTAATCTGTCCAGCGTGCGCGTCAAACGTCCGCGGGACGAGCGTGGTGGTGAGCGCGATGAGAAGGACCGCGAACGTCTGGAGAGTCAGCTGAACCGCCAGCCCAACGCAGACATTCTGGAACACCAGCGCAAGAGGCAGCTGGAGGTGAAATGTGCTGAGCTGCAGGACATGATGGAGGAGCAGGG GTACTCTGCTGAGGAGATCGAGGAGAAGGTGAACAGCTTCAGGATGATGCTGCAGGAGAAGGAGGAGCCACTCCAAAGTTCAATTGACAGACCCAc GGTGACGGAGACTCACGCTCTGGCCGCCGCCAACCAGCAGAAGAACGACCGGCTCCGCGCCGCCTTCGGCATCTCCAGCGACTATGTGGACGGCTCGTCGTTCCACGCCGACcggaaggagaagaaggagcAGCTGGAGAAGCAGGAGCGCCTAGAGCGGgagaaacagcagcagcagaaatacAC GCTTGTGGAAGACTCCGAGGATTCTGGGTCTCCTCCAAAGAAACGCAGtcggaagaagaaaaagaaaaacaagagcaGAGACAG tTCTGAGAGTTTGTCTCCATCTCCACGACGAGAGAAGAAGAAatccaagaagaagaagaagaaacg TCCTTCTCCACCGAAGCTCCAGGACCATAGGGCGAGAGACGGTGACCCGGGAAGGAAAAGAAGGTCACCCAACAGGACAACACAAGTTTACGAAGAAGAGAGA AGAGCCAAtcaggagagagagaaagagcaaCCGAGTCAGAGTGCGAAGACGTCAGGACCACGAGACAAACGGAGACACGACTCATTGTCTCCTTCTCCGCCTCCTCAAGTAAAGAAAAGCACAGAGAGAACGACCAGGAGGCGTTCAAGGAGCACCGAGAAAGAGAGGAGGCGTTCAAGGAGCGTAGAAGTAAAGACAAGGAGGCGTTCAAGGAGTGCAGACAAAGATAAAAGGAGACGTTCGAAAAGCATGGATAGAAAAAAGAATTCTAGAAGCTCGAGCATAGATAAAAGGAGGCGTTCAAGGAGCGTAGACGTAGATAAAAGGAGGCGTTCAAGGAGCGTAGACGTAGATAAAAGGAGGCGTTCAAGGAGCGTAGACGTAGATAAGGGGAGACGTTCAAGGAGCATGGACGTAGATAAGAGGAGGCGTTCAAGGAGCGTGGACAAAGAGAGGAGGCGTTCAAGGAGCGTGGACAAAGAGAGGAGGCGTTCAAGGAGCGTGGACAAAGAGAGGAGGCGTTCAAGGAGCGTAGACGTAGATAAAAGGAGGCGTTCAAGGAGCGTGGACAAAGAGAGGAGGCGTTCAAGGAGTGTAGACGTAGATAAGAGGAGGCGTTCAAGGAGCGTGGACAAAGAGAGGAGGCATTCAAGGAGCGTAGACGTAGATAAGAGGAGGCGTTCAAGGAGCGCGGACAGAGAGAGGAGGCGTTCAAGGAGCATTGACATACATAAAAGGAGGCGTTCAAGGAGCGTGGACAAAAAGAGGAGGCGTTCATCGAGTGTGGACGTAGATAAAAGGAGACGTtcaaaaagtgcagaaaaagaTCAAAAGAAGCGTTCaagaaatgagaacaaagatAAAAAGAGGTGTTCAAGGAGCGTAGACGTAGATAAAAGGAGGCGTTCAAAAAGTCCAAGCGCAGAAAAACTGAGAAGTTTAAGAAGCCCAGAACCGGAGAGGGAGAGGCATTCAAGGAGCCCAGGAAAGAGGGACAAAGGGAAAATGAGCGCCGCCCAAAGGAGCAGACACGGCTCCTCCTCTTCTCCATCTCCACCCAAACAGGACCAGAGTCGGAACAAGGTGAGGCGACCAAGACATGACTCCTCGTCACCTTCACCTCCTCCCAGGAAGGAGCAACGAGACCTCAAAAACTCAGAGAGACCATCAAGAGAAGGTCCACCACCCCAGGAGAGGAGGAACCACTACCGGCCTCCTCGGGACTCTTCCAGATCACCGATTCCCAACGGACGCCAGAAAGGACGGGAAGAGGAGAGCAGGCAAGACCCAAAAGTGAAAGAGAAGGGTCGAGACCAGGCCGGATTTTCATCTTCAGAGAAACCACAAAGTGAATCAAGGTCTGCGTCAAAGTCCAGGAACCAAAGACTGGACACGAACCATCGAGGAGAAAAACCTGCAAGTCCTCAGAAGGAAAATAAGGAGAAAAGAAGAGcaagcagcagtagcagcagtgaCAGCGACAGCTCCACGTCTTCCTCGtcctcatcctcttcctcaGCTGAAGAGCCAAAGAAAGTCATGGCTCAGGTTCTCAAACACGTTCACACGTCCCGGGACGAGGGTGAAAGCAACAGACCCAGACGAACCCCAGGGAACCAGCAGCCCAAAGGCCAGGAGCGCTACAGCCCCACGCGGATGGACAGCCccagccccccccccacccaggTCCAGGGTCGAGGACAGAGTCAGGAGTCCACCCAGCAGGACGCGCCTCCAGCCCAGAAAGACTTCAAATGCCTCCCCCCCTCGCCGCACTCCCCCAAAGCAGTATCAGGAAGTCCCCGCCCGGCCCCGGAGGACCTCTCCCCCCCCAGTCAGGTCAGACCACTACCGGGAACAGCAAAGGGACAGAGAGAGGCATGGGGGGCTCAGGAGAAGTAG
- the srrm2 gene encoding serine/arginine repetitive matrix protein 2 isoform X3 produces the protein MYNGIGLTTPRGSGTNGYVQRNLSSVRVKRPRDERGGERDEKDRERLESQLNRQPNADILEHQRKRQLEVKCAELQDMMEEQGYSAEEIEEKVNSFRMMLQEKEEPLQSSIDRPTVTETHALAAANQQKNDRLRAAFGISSDYVDGSSFHADRKEKKEQLEKQERLEREKQQQQKYTLVEDSEDSGSPPKKRSRKKKKKNKSRDSSESLSPSPRREKKKSKKKKKKRPSPPKLQDHRARDGDPGRKRRSPNRTTQVYEEERKRANQEREKEQPSQSAKTSGPRDKRRHDSLSPSPPPQVKKSTERTTRRRSRSTEKERRRSRSVEVKTRRRSRSADKDKRRRSKSMDRKKNSRSSSIDKRRRSRSVDVDKRRRSRSVDVDKRRRSRSVDVDKGRRSRSMDVDKRRRSRSVDKERRRSRSVDKERRRSRSVDKERRRSRSVDVDKRRRSRSVDKERRRSRSVDVDKRRRSRSVDKERRHSRSVDVDKRRRSRSADRERRRSRSIDIHKRRRSRSVDKKRRRSSSVDVDKRRRSKSAEKDQKKRSRNENKDKKRCSRSVDVDKRRRSKSPSAEKLRSLRSPEPERERHSRSPGKRDKGKMSAAQRSRHGSSSSPSPPKQDQSRNKVRRPRHDSSSPSPPPRKEQRDLKNSERPSREGPPPQERRNHYRPPRDSSRSPIPNGRQKGREEESRQDPKVKEKGRDQAGFSSSEKPQSESRSASKSRNQRLDTNHRGEKPASPQKENKEKRRASSSSSSDSDSSTSSSSSSSSSAEEPKKVMAQVLKHVHTSRDEGESNRPRRTPGNQQPKGQERYSPTRMDSPSPPPTQVQGRGQSQESTQQDAPPAQKDFKCLPPSPHSPKAVSGSPRPAPEDLSPPSQVRPLPGTAKGQREAWGAQEK, from the exons ATGTATAACGGCATCGGCCTGACGACTCCGCGCGGTAGCGGCACCAATGGCTACGTGCAGCGTAATCTGTCCAGCGTGCGCGTCAAACGTCCGCGGGACGAGCGTGGTGGTGAGCGCGATGAGAAGGACCGCGAACGTCTGGAGAGTCAGCTGAACCGCCAGCCCAACGCAGACATTCTGGAACACCAGCGCAAGAGGCAGCTGGAGGTGAAATGTGCTGAGCTGCAGGACATGATGGAGGAGCAGGG GTACTCTGCTGAGGAGATCGAGGAGAAGGTGAACAGCTTCAGGATGATGCTGCAGGAGAAGGAGGAGCCACTCCAAAGTTCAATTGACAGACCCAc GGTGACGGAGACTCACGCTCTGGCCGCCGCCAACCAGCAGAAGAACGACCGGCTCCGCGCCGCCTTCGGCATCTCCAGCGACTATGTGGACGGCTCGTCGTTCCACGCCGACcggaaggagaagaaggagcAGCTGGAGAAGCAGGAGCGCCTAGAGCGGgagaaacagcagcagcagaaatacAC GCTTGTGGAAGACTCCGAGGATTCTGGGTCTCCTCCAAAGAAACGCAGtcggaagaagaaaaagaaaaacaagagcaGAGACAG tTCTGAGAGTTTGTCTCCATCTCCACGACGAGAGAAGAAGAAatccaagaagaagaagaagaaacg TCCTTCTCCACCGAAGCTCCAGGACCATAGGGCGAGAGACGGTGACCCGGGAAGGAAAAGAAGGTCACCCAACAGGACAACACAAGTTTACGAAGAAGAGAGA AAGAGAGCCAAtcaggagagagagaaagagcaaCCGAGTCAGAGTGCGAAGACGTCAGGACCACGAGACAAACGGAGACACGACTCATTGTCTCCTTCTCCGCCTCCTCAAGTAAAGAAAAGCACAGAGAGAACGACCAGGAGGCGTTCAAGGAGCACCGAGAAAGAGAGGAGGCGTTCAAGGAGCGTAGAAGTAAAGACAAGGAGGCGTTCAAGGAGTGCAGACAAAGATAAAAGGAGACGTTCGAAAAGCATGGATAGAAAAAAGAATTCTAGAAGCTCGAGCATAGATAAAAGGAGGCGTTCAAGGAGCGTAGACGTAGATAAAAGGAGGCGTTCAAGGAGCGTAGACGTAGATAAAAGGAGGCGTTCAAGGAGCGTAGACGTAGATAAGGGGAGACGTTCAAGGAGCATGGACGTAGATAAGAGGAGGCGTTCAAGGAGCGTGGACAAAGAGAGGAGGCGTTCAAGGAGCGTGGACAAAGAGAGGAGGCGTTCAAGGAGCGTGGACAAAGAGAGGAGGCGTTCAAGGAGCGTAGACGTAGATAAAAGGAGGCGTTCAAGGAGCGTGGACAAAGAGAGGAGGCGTTCAAGGAGTGTAGACGTAGATAAGAGGAGGCGTTCAAGGAGCGTGGACAAAGAGAGGAGGCATTCAAGGAGCGTAGACGTAGATAAGAGGAGGCGTTCAAGGAGCGCGGACAGAGAGAGGAGGCGTTCAAGGAGCATTGACATACATAAAAGGAGGCGTTCAAGGAGCGTGGACAAAAAGAGGAGGCGTTCATCGAGTGTGGACGTAGATAAAAGGAGACGTtcaaaaagtgcagaaaaagaTCAAAAGAAGCGTTCaagaaatgagaacaaagatAAAAAGAGGTGTTCAAGGAGCGTAGACGTAGATAAAAGGAGGCGTTCAAAAAGTCCAAGCGCAGAAAAACTGAGAAGTTTAAGAAGCCCAGAACCGGAGAGGGAGAGGCATTCAAGGAGCCCAGGAAAGAGGGACAAAGGGAAAATGAGCGCCGCCCAAAGGAGCAGACACGGCTCCTCCTCTTCTCCATCTCCACCCAAACAGGACCAGAGTCGGAACAAGGTGAGGCGACCAAGACATGACTCCTCGTCACCTTCACCTCCTCCCAGGAAGGAGCAACGAGACCTCAAAAACTCAGAGAGACCATCAAGAGAAGGTCCACCACCCCAGGAGAGGAGGAACCACTACCGGCCTCCTCGGGACTCTTCCAGATCACCGATTCCCAACGGACGCCAGAAAGGACGGGAAGAGGAGAGCAGGCAAGACCCAAAAGTGAAAGAGAAGGGTCGAGACCAGGCCGGATTTTCATCTTCAGAGAAACCACAAAGTGAATCAAGGTCTGCGTCAAAGTCCAGGAACCAAAGACTGGACACGAACCATCGAGGAGAAAAACCTGCAAGTCCTCAGAAGGAAAATAAGGAGAAAAGAAGAGcaagcagcagtagcagcagtgaCAGCGACAGCTCCACGTCTTCCTCGtcctcatcctcttcctcaGCTGAAGAGCCAAAGAAAGTCATGGCTCAGGTTCTCAAACACGTTCACACGTCCCGGGACGAGGGTGAAAGCAACAGACCCAGACGAACCCCAGGGAACCAGCAGCCCAAAGGCCAGGAGCGCTACAGCCCCACGCGGATGGACAGCCccagccccccccccacccaggTCCAGGGTCGAGGACAGAGTCAGGAGTCCACCCAGCAGGACGCGCCTCCAGCCCAGAAAGACTTCAAATGCCTCCCCCCCTCGCCGCACTCCCCCAAAGCAGTATCAGGAAGTCCCCGCCCGGCCCCGGAGGACCTCTCCCCCCCCAGTCAGGTCAGACCACTACCGGGAACAGCAAAGGGACAGAGAGAGGCATGGGGGGCTCAGGAGAAGTAG